A region of [Bacteroides] pectinophilus DNA encodes the following proteins:
- a CDS encoding metallophosphoesterase gives MFSSEQFRQDNEDTFSLEIPADRDYRILQLTDLHLGYGIFSGRKDRMAQDAVRTIIKRSRPDLIVLTGDSIFPFFPKSGTMNNRREAERFIKFMDGFEVPYTMVFGNHDCEMGAVCGKDELADIFMKGRYCIFSKGIADISGTGNFIINLTDDFGNARMPLVMLDSNMYGDGWFFSGFDCIHDDQTKWCMDRLDEFKAVNKNIRAMAFFHMPPREFKEAYEKMKLGDRSVIYCHGSIGEKDGYFGISNREGHFFEEAVKNGVIKWMFCGHDHLNTLSLIYKGIQLTYGMSIDCLGYRGIDRQHVQRGGTLITLKCDGTVDINMVPLTSVVSTRVRGKK, from the coding sequence ATGTTTTCATCTGAACAATTCAGACAGGATAATGAAGATACGTTCAGCCTTGAGATTCCTGCTGACAGGGATTACCGGATACTGCAGCTTACAGACCTGCATCTGGGATATGGAATATTCTCGGGCAGAAAAGACCGAATGGCACAGGATGCTGTGCGCACTATAATTAAAAGATCACGCCCTGATCTGATTGTGCTTACGGGGGATTCCATATTTCCGTTTTTTCCAAAAAGCGGAACAATGAACAACCGCCGTGAGGCAGAGCGTTTCATTAAGTTCATGGACGGATTTGAAGTCCCGTATACTATGGTATTTGGCAATCATGACTGTGAGATGGGGGCGGTGTGCGGCAAGGATGAGCTTGCTGATATATTTATGAAGGGCAGATACTGCATTTTCTCCAAAGGAATTGCGGACATATCAGGAACTGGCAACTTCATCATTAATCTTACAGATGACTTCGGAAATGCCCGCATGCCGCTTGTTATGCTTGATTCCAACATGTATGGTGACGGATGGTTCTTCAGTGGCTTTGACTGCATACATGATGACCAGACAAAGTGGTGTATGGACAGACTGGATGAATTCAAGGCAGTTAATAAGAATATAAGAGCCATGGCTTTTTTTCATATGCCTCCACGCGAATTCAAGGAAGCTTACGAGAAGATGAAGCTTGGGGACAGGAGTGTTATATACTGCCATGGGAGCATCGGAGAAAAGGACGGGTATTTTGGAATATCCAACAGAGAAGGACATTTTTTTGAAGAGGCGGTAAAGAATGGCGTGATAAAATGGATGTTCTGCGGCCATGACCATCTTAATACGCTGTCACTGATATATAAGGGGATACAGCTTACGTACGGCATGTCGATTGACTGTCTGGGATATAGAGGTATAGACAGGCAGCATGTACAGAGAGGAGGAACGCTGATTACTTTGAAGTGTGATGGAACGGTTGATATAAATATGGTTCCGCTTACATCAGTGGTTTCAACACGTGTGCGTGGTAAAAAGTGA
- a CDS encoding PH domain-containing protein, translating into MNLRDQISRGEAVLWDGKKSVKVSVLEAIFNPMLPFALIWLAFDAGFIGLSAFGGGFGDSMAFILVPFFLLHLMPVWLYLGGVITSAMKAKNTEYLITDKGIYIQTGIISKRVEMKPFTDLSHVSLNLGVFDRICHTGDVVSECHGHAGMNIANIEEYKKVFQLVRELQENIYSDTMYPNDLRPAENHGYNTKYVRNQ; encoded by the coding sequence ATGAATTTAAGGGATCAGATAAGCCGCGGCGAGGCGGTGTTGTGGGATGGCAAGAAGTCAGTGAAAGTGTCGGTGCTGGAGGCAATATTTAATCCAATGCTTCCTTTTGCATTAATCTGGCTTGCATTTGATGCAGGATTTATAGGATTGTCAGCTTTTGGTGGAGGATTCGGTGACTCAATGGCATTTATACTGGTGCCGTTTTTCCTTCTGCATCTCATGCCTGTATGGCTTTATCTTGGAGGTGTGATAACTTCTGCAATGAAAGCTAAGAATACGGAATATCTGATTACTGATAAGGGAATATACATACAGACCGGCATAATATCAAAGAGAGTTGAGATGAAGCCATTTACGGATTTGTCACATGTTTCACTCAACCTTGGCGTGTTTGACAGAATATGCCATACAGGGGATGTCGTAAGTGAGTGCCATGGACATGCGGGCATGAATATAGCCAACATAGAAGAATATAAAAAAGTATTCCAGCTTGTCCGTGAACTTCAGGAGAATATCTATTCAGACACGATGTATCCGAATGACCTGCGTCCTGCAGAGAACCATGGATATAACACAAAGTATGTGAGAAATCAGTAA